A section of the Sedimentisphaera cyanobacteriorum genome encodes:
- a CDS encoding arylsulfatase produces the protein MKRRDFLKSAGCFLAAGSAGFASESKKPNIVFILADDLGYGDVGFNGQTKIKTPNIDSIAEEGAVFTNHYSGSTVCGPSRCCLMTGRHTGHASVRGNPRWTADGKPVDIPKSEPTVADELKRAGYKTCAIGKWGLAENLGDAMPTKKGFDEFYGFMRHGPAHHYYPEKIWRNEHQVSLPNKPKEKEGLYVHDLFTQEAFKYISRQDKNNPFFLYLAYTIPHYELTVPEDSKEPYQKLGWKKRPMKQGHYYHDKEGNTTYAGMVSRMDRDIGSLMELLKKRGLYKNTLVIFTSDNGHHYDKGFFDSNGVFRGKKRDLYEGGIHIPFAARWPEMIRPGTKSSHISAFWDFLPTACDIAGIEPKAKTDGISYFQALKGNTRGQIPHKCLYWEFNEWQGPVQAVRKGKWKAVRYKGKPLELYDLTKDTGENNDISADYPDQAKQMAKLMESSRTEDSNFPFKNLRK, from the coding sequence ATGAAAAGACGTGATTTTTTGAAGTCAGCGGGCTGTTTTCTTGCTGCTGGCTCAGCTGGCTTTGCTTCCGAAAGCAAAAAACCAAATATAGTTTTTATCCTCGCAGACGACCTTGGATATGGGGATGTTGGATTTAACGGACAGACTAAAATCAAAACGCCGAATATAGATTCTATTGCAGAAGAGGGAGCGGTTTTTACAAATCATTATTCCGGTTCCACAGTCTGCGGGCCTTCTCGCTGCTGCCTTATGACAGGCAGGCACACTGGGCATGCTTCGGTTCGCGGGAATCCCCGCTGGACAGCGGACGGCAAGCCTGTTGACATACCCAAATCAGAGCCCACAGTTGCTGACGAGCTAAAAAGAGCAGGCTATAAAACCTGCGCAATAGGCAAATGGGGGCTTGCTGAAAATCTCGGCGATGCTATGCCCACGAAAAAGGGCTTCGATGAATTCTACGGTTTTATGAGGCACGGCCCCGCACATCATTACTATCCAGAAAAGATATGGCGCAATGAACATCAGGTGTCCCTTCCGAATAAGCCTAAGGAGAAAGAAGGGCTGTATGTACACGATTTATTCACTCAAGAGGCCTTCAAATATATAAGCAGGCAGGACAAAAACAATCCGTTCTTCCTTTATCTTGCATATACGATACCGCATTACGAGCTTACAGTTCCAGAAGATTCCAAAGAGCCTTATCAGAAGCTCGGCTGGAAAAAACGCCCTATGAAACAGGGGCATTATTACCACGACAAAGAAGGCAATACCACTTACGCAGGTATGGTTTCGAGGATGGACAGGGATATTGGCTCACTTATGGAGCTTCTCAAGAAAAGGGGACTTTATAAAAATACGCTCGTTATTTTCACCAGCGATAACGGTCATCACTACGACAAGGGCTTTTTCGACAGTAATGGAGTGTTTCGAGGCAAAAAACGAGACCTCTACGAAGGCGGTATTCATATCCCGTTTGCTGCCCGCTGGCCGGAAATGATAAGGCCGGGAACAAAGTCTTCGCATATCTCCGCATTTTGGGACTTTCTCCCAACTGCCTGCGATATTGCCGGAATTGAGCCGAAAGCCAAAACCGACGGGATCTCATATTTTCAGGCTCTAAAGGGCAATACAAGAGGCCAAATTCCCCACAAATGCCTGTACTGGGAATTTAATGAATGGCAGGGGCCTGTTCAGGCGGTGCGCAAGGGCAAATGGAAGGCCGTTCGGTATAAGGGCAAACCCCTCGAGCTATACGATTTAACCAAAGACACGGGGGAGAATAATGATATTTCCGCTGATTATCCTGACCAAGCCAAGCAAATGGCTAAGCTTATGGAATCCTCCCGCACAGAAGATTCGAACTTTCCGTTTAAAAATCTCAGAAAATAA